A portion of the Carya illinoinensis cultivar Pawnee chromosome 11, C.illinoinensisPawnee_v1, whole genome shotgun sequence genome contains these proteins:
- the LOC122282293 gene encoding uncharacterized protein LOC122282293 has protein sequence MPIGMSHYRLVFEKPCHLLVELEHKNYWAIESFNMKMEESGEHRKLQLQELEEIRNDAYEGARIYKKKMKASHDKMISRNEFKVGQKVLLYHSRLRLFPVEIQSLATSKVFKVNGHRLKLFYEGFQVENVVELDLEDSIYTN, from the exons ATGCCCATTGGTATGTCACATTATCGGTTGGTGTTTGAGAAACCATGCCACCTTCTAGTTGAGTTAGAACACAAGAATTATTGGGCTATCGAAAGTTTCAACATGAAGATGGAAGAAAGTGGAGAACACAGGAAATTGCAACTACAAGAGTTAGAGGAAATTCGCAATGATGCCTATGAGGGTGCAAGgatttacaagaaaaaaatgaaggctTCTCATGATAAGATGATCTCTAGGAATGAGTTTAAAGTTGGTCAAAAAGTCCTTCTATACCATTCACGGCTTCGTTTGTTTCCAG TTGAAATTCAAAGTTTAGCAACTTCCAAAGTGTTCAAAGTGAATGGCCATAGACTTAAGCTTTTCTATGAAGGTTTCcaagtagagaatgtggtagaaTTGGACCTTGAGGATTCGATTTATACTAATTGA